One window of Triticum dicoccoides isolate Atlit2015 ecotype Zavitan chromosome 5A, WEW_v2.0, whole genome shotgun sequence genomic DNA carries:
- the LOC119302491 gene encoding UDP-glucosyltransferase UGT13248-like codes for MAAHDSDHGGTVHVLLLPYPSQGHINPFLQFGKRLASHAGVRCTLAVTRYLLGQGRDPCPGAVHLAKISDGFDRGGFAEAAGDVAAYLARLDSVGSRTVDELLRSEAEKGRPVRAVVYDAFLQPWAPSVARRHGAACASLFTQAPAVNVAYAHAGAGRLAVPVVAGTVPPELPGLPAVLGPDDVPSFMAKTDECPAYLDLLVRQFVGLDAADYVLVNSFHELQPQESEYMASMWGAKTVGPTVPSAYLDNRLPDDASYGFHLHTPTTAATKAWLDARPARSVAYVSFGSIAALGPEQMAEVAEGLFNSGKPFLWVVRALETSKIPDGFADKAGGKGLIVPWTAQLEVLAHGAVGCFVTHCGWNSTTEALSAGVPMVAVPHWSDQPTNAKYIEDVWRVGVRARPDAGGVVRREEVERCVREVMGSEEYRTRAASWSEKTKAAMSEGGSSDRNILEFLRGLGSRKSERSGAAEDL; via the exons ATGGCGGCTCATGACTCGGACCACGGCGGCACCGTCCACGTCCTCCTGCTCCCGTACCCGAGCCAGGGCCACATCAACCCGTTCCTCCAGTTCGGCAAGCGCCTCGCCTCCCACGCCGGCGTCCGCTGCACGCTCGCCGTCACGCGCTACCTCCTCGGCCAGGGCCGGGACCCGTGCCCGGGCGCCGTCCACCTCGCCAAGATCTCCGACGGCTTCGACCGCGGCGGCTTCGCCGAGGCCGCCGGCGACGTCGCCGCGTACCTCGCCCGGCTGGACTCCGTCGGCTCCCGCACGGTGGACGAGCTGCTGCGGTCCGAGGCGGAGAAGGGCCGGCCCGTGCGCGCCGTCGTGTATGACGCGTTCCTGCAGCCGTGGGCGCCAAGCGTGGCCCGGCGGCATGGCGCTGCGTGCGCGTCCCTCTTCACGCAGGCGCCCGCGGTGAACGTGGCCTACGCGCACGCCGGGGCAGGGCGGCTGGCCGTTCCGGTTGTTGCTGGCACGGTGCCGCCGGAGCTGCCCGGCCTGCCGGCTGTGCTCGGACCGGACGACGTGCCGTCGTTCATGGCCAAAACCGACGAGTGCCCTGCGTACCTGGACCTGCTGGTGAGACAGTTCGTGGGGCTCGACGCCGCCGACTACGTCCTCGTCAACTCCTTCCACGAGCTGCAGCCACAG GAATCGGAGTACATGGCGTCGATGTGGGGGGCCAAGACGGTAGGCCCGACGGTGCCTTCGGCGTACCTCGACAACCGCCTGCCGGACGACGCGTCCTACGGCTTCCACCTGCACACGCCGACCACGGCCGCGACCAAGGCGTGGCTGGACGCCCGGCCGGCGCGCTCCGTCGCGTACGTCTCCTTCGGCAGCATCGCCGCGCTGGGGCCGGAGCAgatggcggaggtggcggagggCCTTTTCAACAGCGGCAAGCCATTCCTGTGGGTGGTCAGGGCCTTGGAGACGTCCAAGATCCCCGACGGCTTCGCCGACAAGGCGGGCGGGAAGGGGCTGATCGTGCCGTGGACGGCGCAGCTGGAGGTGCTGGCGCACGGCGCCGTGGGGTGCTTCGTGACGCACTGCGGGTGGAACTCGACGACTGAGGCGCTGAGCGCCGGGGTGCCGATGGTGGCGGTGCCGCACTGGTCGGACCAGCCGACGAACGCCAAGTACATCGAGGACGTGTGGCGCGTCGGCGTGCGCGCGCGGCCGGACGCGGGCGGGGTGGTGAGGCGGGAGGAGGTGGAGCGGTGCGTGAGGGAGGTGATGGGGAGCGAGGAGTACCGGACGAGGGCGGCGTCGTGGAGTGAGAAGACGAAGGCGGCCATGAGCGAAGGCGGGAGCTCGGACAGGAACATCTTGGAGTTTCTCCGTGGACTCGGGTCGAGGAAATCCGAGCGGTCGGGAGCGGCGGAAGATCTGTAG